Proteins encoded together in one Impatiens glandulifera chromosome 1, dImpGla2.1, whole genome shotgun sequence window:
- the LOC124922415 gene encoding uncharacterized protein LOC124922415 has product MEKSKSLGGYASCQYADMRLGLEDRANSYSFNGPNDNPEVKRRKRVASYNMYSVERKLKSSLSNSFKWIKGKLSHNFYES; this is encoded by the coding sequence ATGGAGAAGAGCAAGTCTTTGGGTGGATATGCATCATGTCAATACGCGGACATGCGTCTAGGGTTAGAAGACCGAGCCAACTCCTATAGCTTCAACGGTCCAAACGACAACCCGGAGGTGAAGAGGAGGAAACGTGTCGCCTCTTACAACATGTATTCAGTAGAAAGAAAGCTCAAATCTTCGCTCTCAAACAGTTTTAAGTGGATTAAGGGAAAACTTTCTCACAACTTCTACGAATCTTGA